The following proteins come from a genomic window of Streptomyces sp. GS7:
- a CDS encoding metallophosphoesterase: MRARYGVPLSLTAVGAAGLAYAAGFEARSFRLRRVTVPVLPRGMRPLRVLQVSDIHMVSGQRKKQRWLQSLAGLRPDFVVNTGDNLSDPEAVPETLDALGPLMEFPGAYVFGSNDYYGPRLRNPARYLLEKVQGRHGLNGNAPVVGAVHNPWENLRDAFDAAGWVGLSNSRGRLKLEGAEIALTGLDDPHIKRDRYAEVAGGPESGADLSVAVVHAPYLRSLDAFTGDGYPLILAGHTHGGQLCVPFYGALVTNCDIDTRRAKGLSSHTADGHTSYLHVSAGCGTNRYTPVRFACPPEATLLTLTPHD; encoded by the coding sequence ATGCGCGCGCGATACGGAGTACCCCTGTCCCTGACCGCAGTCGGTGCGGCCGGCCTGGCCTATGCCGCCGGCTTCGAAGCCCGCTCCTTCCGCCTGCGGCGCGTCACCGTGCCCGTACTGCCCCGCGGTATGCGGCCGTTGCGCGTCCTCCAGGTCTCCGACATCCACATGGTCAGCGGGCAGCGCAAGAAACAGCGCTGGCTCCAGTCGCTCGCCGGGCTCCGCCCCGACTTCGTCGTCAACACCGGCGACAACCTCTCCGACCCCGAGGCCGTGCCCGAGACCCTGGACGCCCTCGGCCCCCTGATGGAGTTCCCCGGCGCCTACGTCTTCGGCTCCAACGACTACTACGGCCCCCGGCTGCGCAACCCCGCCCGCTATCTGCTCGAGAAGGTCCAGGGCCGGCACGGCCTGAACGGCAACGCCCCCGTCGTCGGCGCCGTCCACAACCCCTGGGAAAACCTGCGCGACGCCTTCGACGCGGCCGGCTGGGTCGGCCTCTCCAACTCCCGCGGGCGCCTCAAGCTGGAGGGCGCCGAGATCGCGCTGACCGGACTGGACGACCCGCACATCAAGCGCGACCGCTACGCCGAGGTCGCCGGCGGCCCGGAATCCGGCGCCGACCTCTCCGTGGCCGTCGTCCACGCGCCGTACCTGCGCTCTCTGGACGCCTTCACCGGCGACGGCTACCCACTGATCCTCGCCGGCCACACCCACGGCGGCCAGCTCTGCGTCCCCTTCTACGGCGCCCTCGTCACCAACTGCGACATCGACACCCGGCGCGCCAAGGGCCTCTCCAGCCACACCGCCGACGGCCACACCTCCTACCTCCACGTCTCCGCCGGCTGCGGCACCAACCGCTACACCCCGGTCCGCTTCGCCTGCCCCCCGGAAGCCACCCTGCTCACCCTCACCCCCCACGACTGA
- a CDS encoding GatB/YqeY domain-containing protein encodes MTTLKAKLRDDLTAAIKARDELRSATLRLTLTAIQKEEVAGTQARELSDGEVEKIIAREAKKRREAAEAFDKAGRAESAERERAEGELLAVYLPKPLTDDELEQLVAAAVAEAQGAGAEGPRAMGAVMKIVNPQVAGRADGGRVAAVVKKLLAG; translated from the coding sequence ATGACCACGCTCAAGGCCAAGCTCCGGGACGACCTCACCGCTGCGATCAAGGCGCGTGACGAGCTGCGTTCCGCCACCCTCCGTCTCACGCTGACCGCCATCCAGAAGGAGGAGGTGGCCGGCACCCAGGCGCGTGAGCTGTCCGACGGCGAGGTCGAGAAGATCATCGCGCGGGAGGCGAAGAAGCGCCGGGAGGCCGCGGAGGCGTTCGACAAGGCCGGACGGGCCGAATCCGCGGAGCGGGAGCGGGCGGAGGGCGAACTGCTCGCTGTGTATCTGCCCAAGCCGCTGACCGATGACGAGCTGGAGCAGCTGGTCGCGGCGGCCGTGGCGGAGGCCCAGGGGGCCGGTGCCGAGGGGCCGCGCGCGATGGGCGCCGTGATGAAGATCGTCAACCCGCAGGTGGCGGGCCGGGCCGACGGCGGCCGGGTCGCCGCGGTGGTGAAGAAGCTGCTCGCCGGCTGA
- a CDS encoding nucleotidyltransferase domain-containing protein — MDSGSGPHGPGLDQDGCFVREGALNQVPAAFAPVVAGLADRLTARFPPGRVVSSYLYGSIPRGTAVPGVSDLDALLVLRDEPGDADKAAARAVEAELDAAFPQIDGAGILLIGRDRLLSEQERYDGAWFVACLCTPLSGPDVTAGLPRYRPTSLLARETNGDLFRRLPGLRERAAAAASEEERTRLTRGVARNLVRTGFTLVMPRWGGWTSDLAESAEVFGRYYPAHAEQMRAAARAARAPAAYPGLLTELLSGLAPWLAEEYLAVHGAKAPRPQAP; from the coding sequence ATGGACAGCGGCAGCGGCCCCCATGGCCCCGGACTCGACCAGGACGGCTGCTTCGTACGGGAAGGGGCCCTGAATCAGGTGCCCGCGGCGTTCGCTCCCGTGGTGGCGGGGCTGGCCGACCGACTGACCGCCCGCTTCCCGCCCGGCAGGGTGGTCAGCAGCTATCTCTACGGCAGCATCCCGCGCGGCACCGCCGTCCCCGGGGTGTCCGACCTCGACGCCCTCCTCGTCCTGCGGGACGAGCCCGGTGACGCCGACAAGGCCGCCGCCCGGGCCGTCGAGGCGGAGCTGGACGCTGCCTTCCCGCAGATCGACGGCGCAGGGATCCTGCTGATCGGGCGGGACCGGCTGCTCAGCGAGCAGGAGCGGTACGACGGGGCCTGGTTCGTGGCCTGTCTGTGCACCCCGCTCAGCGGGCCGGACGTGACCGCCGGGCTGCCCCGCTACCGCCCCACCTCGCTCCTCGCCCGGGAGACCAACGGCGACCTCTTCCGCCGGCTGCCGGGCCTGCGCGAGCGGGCCGCCGCGGCCGCCTCCGAGGAGGAGCGCACCCGGCTGACCCGCGGGGTGGCCCGGAACCTCGTACGGACCGGGTTCACCCTGGTGATGCCGCGCTGGGGCGGCTGGACCAGCGACCTCGCCGAGTCCGCCGAGGTGTTCGGCCGCTACTACCCGGCGCACGCCGAGCAGATGCGCGCCGCGGCACGCGCCGCCCGGGCGCCCGCCGCCTACCCCGGGCTGCTGACCGAGCTGCTCTCCGGACTCGCGCCCTGGCTCGCGGAGGAGTACCTGGCCGTCCACGGGGCGAAGGCCCCCCGCCCGCAGGCGCCCTGA
- a CDS encoding WhiB family transcriptional regulator, translating to MGWVTDWSAQAACRTTDPDELFVQGAAQNRAKAVCTGCPVRTECLADALDNRVEFGVWGGMTERERRALLRRRPTVTSWRRLLETARTEYERSTGILPVDCEDEVFDDEYAAVG from the coding sequence ATGGGCTGGGTAACCGACTGGAGTGCACAGGCAGCCTGCCGCACTACCGATCCGGATGAACTTTTCGTGCAGGGGGCGGCGCAGAACCGCGCCAAGGCGGTGTGCACCGGGTGTCCGGTGCGCACGGAGTGCCTGGCCGATGCCCTGGACAACCGGGTGGAGTTCGGTGTGTGGGGCGGAATGACCGAACGCGAGCGGAGGGCGCTGCTGCGCCGCCGCCCGACCGTGACGTCATGGCGCCGCCTGTTGGAGACAGCACGTACGGAATACGAGCGCAGCACCGGCATCCTGCCGGTGGACTGCGAGGACGAGGTGTTCGACGACGAGTACGCCGCGGTCGGATAG
- a CDS encoding ArsA family ATPase produces the protein MSRLHVVSGKGGTGKTTVAAALALALATEGRRTLLVEVEGRQGIAQLFETEALPYEERKIAVAPGGGEVHALAIDAERALLDYLQMFYKLGSAGRALKKLGAIDFATTIAPGLRDVLLTGKACEAVRRKDKSGAFVYDAVVMDAPPTGRVTRFLNVNDEVAGLAKIGPIHNQAQAVMRVLKSPETAVHLVTLLEEMPVQETADGIAELRAANIPVGGVVINMTRPALLDNGDLDVAARGARTGIAKALSQAGLGGARRGGLADRLIAPLLEQAREHAERVELERAEYAELTALGLPTYELGLLPEGVDLAGLYGLARDLRRQGPI, from the coding sequence GTGAGCAGGCTCCATGTCGTCAGCGGCAAGGGCGGCACCGGCAAGACCACGGTCGCCGCTGCCCTCGCCCTCGCCCTGGCCACCGAAGGGCGCCGTACCCTCCTGGTCGAGGTCGAGGGCCGGCAGGGCATTGCCCAGCTGTTCGAGACCGAGGCGCTTCCCTACGAGGAGCGCAAGATCGCGGTGGCCCCGGGCGGCGGGGAGGTGCACGCCCTCGCGATCGACGCCGAGCGCGCCCTGCTGGACTACCTCCAGATGTTCTACAAGCTCGGCAGCGCCGGCCGGGCCCTGAAGAAGCTCGGCGCGATCGACTTCGCCACCACCATCGCGCCCGGCCTGCGGGACGTGCTGCTCACCGGCAAGGCGTGCGAGGCCGTCCGCCGTAAGGACAAGAGCGGCGCGTTCGTCTACGACGCGGTGGTGATGGACGCCCCGCCCACCGGCCGCGTCACCCGGTTCCTGAACGTGAACGACGAGGTCGCCGGCCTGGCCAAGATCGGCCCGATCCACAATCAGGCGCAGGCCGTGATGCGGGTCCTCAAGTCGCCCGAGACCGCGGTGCATCTGGTGACCCTCCTGGAGGAGATGCCGGTCCAGGAGACCGCCGACGGCATCGCCGAGCTGCGCGCCGCCAACATCCCCGTGGGCGGCGTCGTCATCAATATGACCCGCCCCGCCCTGCTGGACAACGGCGACCTCGACGTCGCCGCCCGCGGGGCCCGTACGGGCATCGCCAAGGCGCTGTCCCAGGCCGGTCTGGGCGGCGCCCGCCGCGGCGGCCTCGCCGACCGCCTGATCGCCCCCCTGCTGGAGCAGGCGCGCGAGCACGCCGAGCGGGTCGAGCTGGAGCGTGCCGAGTACGCCGAGCTGACCGCGCTCGGCCTGCCCACCTACGAGTTGGGGCTGCTCCCCGAGGGAGTGGACCTCGCCGGGCTCTACGGCCTGGCCAGAGACCTGCGGAGACAGGGGCCCATATGA
- a CDS encoding ArsA family ATPase, whose translation MTSDDTTLDASAPWLEVDAVIDDPRTRIVVCCGSGGVGKTTTAAALGVRAAERGRKVVVLTIDPARRLAQSMGISELDNVPRRVKGVDETAGGELHAMMLDMKRTFDEIVEGHADAERARAILENPFYQSLSAGFAGTQEYMAMEKLGQLRANDEWDLIVVDTPPSRSALDFLDAPKRLGSFLDGKFIRILMAPAKVGGRAGMKFLNVGMSMMTGTLSKLMGGQLLRDVQTFVAAMDTMFGGFRTRADATYRLLQAPGTAFLVVAAPERDALREAAYFVERLAAEQMPLAGLVLNRVHGSGAAQLSAERALAAAEALTETLVAERDADGDPAADPDAAEAGRPSGGTAPNSPSDDPSSPVVENLGPGGIVDLDGGKNGSRTAGGLSPAAAAEQASSPSASAAQLAAGLLRLHAERMQVLARERRTRDRFTALHPEVPVAQVAALPGDVHDLAGLRAIGDRLAVRPDDADA comes from the coding sequence ATGACCTCGGACGACACGACGCTGGACGCCTCGGCCCCGTGGCTGGAGGTCGACGCCGTGATCGACGATCCGCGCACCCGCATCGTGGTGTGCTGCGGCTCGGGCGGCGTCGGCAAGACCACCACCGCCGCGGCGCTGGGCGTGCGCGCCGCCGAGCGCGGCCGGAAGGTCGTGGTGCTCACCATCGACCCGGCCCGGCGGCTGGCGCAGTCCATGGGCATCTCGGAGCTCGACAACGTCCCGCGCCGGGTCAAGGGCGTCGACGAGACCGCGGGCGGCGAACTGCACGCGATGATGCTGGACATGAAGCGCACCTTCGACGAGATCGTCGAGGGCCATGCGGACGCCGAGCGGGCCCGCGCCATCCTGGAGAACCCCTTCTACCAGTCCCTGTCGGCCGGTTTCGCGGGCACCCAGGAATACATGGCCATGGAGAAGCTCGGCCAGCTCCGCGCGAACGACGAGTGGGACCTGATCGTCGTGGACACCCCGCCGAGCCGTTCCGCGCTGGACTTCCTCGACGCGCCCAAGCGCCTGGGCTCCTTCCTGGACGGCAAGTTCATCCGGATCCTGATGGCGCCCGCGAAGGTCGGCGGCCGGGCCGGCATGAAGTTCCTCAATGTCGGCATGTCGATGATGACCGGCACCCTCAGCAAGCTGATGGGCGGCCAACTCCTCCGCGACGTCCAGACGTTCGTGGCCGCCATGGACACCATGTTCGGCGGCTTCCGCACCCGCGCGGACGCCACGTACCGGCTGCTCCAGGCGCCCGGTACGGCGTTCCTGGTGGTGGCCGCGCCGGAGCGGGACGCGCTGCGCGAGGCGGCGTACTTCGTCGAGCGGCTGGCCGCCGAGCAGATGCCGCTGGCCGGTCTCGTACTGAACCGCGTGCACGGCAGTGGCGCGGCCCAGTTGAGCGCCGAGCGCGCGCTGGCCGCCGCGGAGGCCCTGACGGAGACGCTGGTCGCGGAGAGGGACGCGGACGGGGACCCGGCCGCGGATCCGGACGCCGCGGAAGCGGGCCGGCCCTCCGGCGGGACCGCCCCCAACTCCCCTTCCGACGACCCGAGTTCCCCGGTCGTCGAAAATCTTGGGCCGGGCGGCATTGTGGATCTCGACGGCGGGAAGAATGGATCACGTACCGCCGGCGGCCTCTCCCCCGCTGCCGCGGCGGAGCAGGCGTCATCACCTTCGGCCTCGGCGGCGCAACTCGCCGCCGGGCTGCTGCGGTTGCACGCGGAACGTATGCAGGTCCTCGCGCGCGAACGGCGCACCCGTGACCGCTTCACCGCGCTGCATCCCGAGGTCCCGGTCGCGCAGGTCGCGGCGCTGCCCGGCGACGTCCACGACCTCGCGGGCCTGCGCGCGATCGGCGACCGCCTGGCCGTGCGGCCCGACGACGCCGACGCCTGA
- a CDS encoding transglycosylase domain-containing protein — translation MAKKRVGGGRSKTQQAAKFLGVSVLAGAVLAGIALPAAGALGLAAKTSVQGFDDIPANLRTPPLSQRTTILDADGGEIAKVYSRDRTVVGLKDMSPYVQQAIVAIEDARFYKHGAIDLKGILRAVNKNAQSGSVAQGASTLTQQYVKNVFIEEAGDDPDKVAQATQQTIGRKVKELKYAIQLEEKLGKRKILQNYLNITFFGEQAYGVEAAAQRYFSKPAKDLSLEESALLAGIVQSPSRYDPVNHLHEATVRRNTVLRRMADLKDITRAQADAAAAKPIQLKVSRPQNGCITAGSGAGFFCDYVREVLLNDKTFGATREIRSQRWNEGGLTIRTTLDPQTQKSIQASLSKHVYDDDPVAAAATVVQPGTGKILGMGQSRPYGFGTNQTQINLSVNHSMGGGAGYQPGSTFKPVIAAAALEQGTSPYQQYPSPYKMPYPSPVQTCTGEWQGHDTAENENPQEHGPYAMKEATAKSVNTYYVQLISDMGICPAVKMAEKMGIQRADGKPLKQVPSMALGGQEMSPLTMAGAYATFANEGTYCSPVAIESITDAQGRSLKVPQTTCHSAMSKKTADTVNALLKGVVEDGTGKEAGLQGRDSAGKTGTTDNRYAAWFVGYTPNAAGAVWVGDPRHQRQMYNITIGGVAHDKVYGADTPGPIWRDAMSGALAGRPAPALPTVPIDDPAGGDGDNNQGQDKPKPNPGHGGDNKPGGGWHLPGFPDILGGLNGGW, via the coding sequence ATGGCTAAGAAGCGCGTGGGCGGAGGTCGGTCCAAGACCCAGCAGGCCGCCAAGTTCCTCGGTGTCAGCGTCCTCGCCGGAGCGGTACTGGCCGGCATCGCGCTCCCGGCGGCCGGCGCGCTCGGCCTCGCGGCCAAGACGTCCGTCCAGGGCTTCGACGACATCCCGGCCAACCTCAGGACGCCGCCGCTCAGTCAGCGCACCACCATCCTGGACGCCGACGGCGGCGAGATCGCGAAGGTCTACTCCCGCGACCGCACGGTCGTCGGCCTCAAGGACATGTCGCCCTACGTCCAGCAGGCGATCGTCGCCATCGAGGACGCCCGCTTCTACAAGCACGGCGCCATCGACCTCAAGGGCATCCTGCGCGCGGTCAACAAGAACGCCCAGTCCGGCAGCGTCGCCCAGGGCGCGTCCACCCTGACCCAGCAGTACGTGAAGAACGTCTTCATCGAGGAGGCCGGCGACGACCCGGACAAGGTCGCGCAGGCCACCCAGCAGACGATCGGCCGCAAGGTCAAGGAGCTGAAGTACGCGATCCAGTTGGAGGAGAAGCTCGGCAAGCGCAAGATCCTGCAGAACTACCTCAACATCACGTTCTTCGGTGAGCAGGCGTACGGCGTCGAGGCCGCGGCGCAGCGCTACTTCAGCAAGCCCGCCAAGGACCTGAGCCTGGAGGAGTCGGCCCTGCTGGCCGGCATCGTGCAGTCGCCGAGCCGCTACGACCCGGTCAACCACCTGCACGAGGCGACCGTGCGCCGCAACACCGTGCTGCGGCGGATGGCCGACCTCAAGGACATCACCCGCGCACAGGCCGACGCCGCCGCCGCGAAGCCGATCCAGCTGAAGGTCAGCCGCCCGCAGAACGGCTGCATCACCGCCGGCAGCGGCGCCGGCTTCTTCTGCGACTACGTCCGCGAGGTGCTGCTCAACGACAAGACGTTCGGCGCGACCCGCGAGATCCGCTCGCAGCGCTGGAACGAGGGCGGGCTGACCATCCGCACCACCCTCGACCCGCAGACCCAGAAGTCGATCCAGGCGTCGCTGAGCAAGCACGTCTACGACGACGACCCGGTGGCCGCCGCCGCGACCGTCGTCCAACCGGGCACCGGCAAGATCCTCGGCATGGGACAGTCCCGGCCGTACGGCTTCGGCACGAACCAGACCCAGATCAACCTCTCGGTCAACCACAGCATGGGCGGCGGCGCCGGCTACCAGCCCGGCTCGACCTTCAAGCCGGTGATCGCGGCGGCGGCCCTGGAGCAGGGCACCAGCCCGTACCAGCAGTACCCCTCGCCGTACAAGATGCCGTACCCGAGCCCGGTCCAGACGTGCACCGGCGAGTGGCAGGGCCACGACACCGCCGAGAACGAGAACCCGCAGGAACACGGCCCGTACGCCATGAAGGAGGCGACCGCGAAGTCGGTCAACACCTACTACGTACAGCTGATCAGCGACATGGGCATCTGCCCCGCGGTCAAGATGGCCGAGAAGATGGGAATCCAGCGGGCCGACGGCAAGCCGCTGAAGCAGGTTCCCTCCATGGCCCTCGGCGGCCAGGAGATGTCCCCGCTGACCATGGCCGGGGCGTACGCCACCTTCGCCAACGAGGGCACGTACTGCTCCCCGGTCGCCATCGAGTCGATCACCGACGCCCAGGGCCGGTCGCTGAAGGTCCCGCAGACCACGTGCCACAGCGCGATGTCCAAGAAGACCGCGGACACGGTCAACGCCCTCCTCAAGGGCGTCGTCGAGGACGGCACCGGCAAGGAGGCCGGCCTCCAGGGCCGCGACAGCGCCGGCAAGACCGGAACGACGGACAACCGCTACGCCGCCTGGTTCGTGGGCTACACCCCGAACGCGGCCGGCGCGGTCTGGGTCGGCGACCCGCGGCACCAGCGCCAGATGTACAACATCACCATCGGCGGCGTCGCGCACGACAAGGTCTACGGCGCGGACACCCCCGGCCCCATCTGGCGCGACGCGATGTCCGGCGCGCTGGCGGGCCGCCCCGCGCCGGCGCTGCCCACCGTCCCGATCGACGACCCGGCGGGCGGCGACGGCGACAACAACCAGGGGCAGGACAAGCCCAAGCCGAACCCCGGCCACGGCGGCGACAACAAGCCCGGGGGCGGCTGGCACCTTCCGGGCTTCCCCGACATCCTGGGCGGCCTCAACGGAGGCTGGTGA
- a CDS encoding DUF4177 domain-containing protein: MTKWEYATVPLLVHATKQILDTWGEDGWELVQVVPGPNNPEQLVAYLKREKP, encoded by the coding sequence ATGACCAAGTGGGAATACGCGACCGTGCCGCTGCTCGTGCACGCGACCAAGCAGATTCTGGACACCTGGGGCGAGGACGGCTGGGAGCTGGTCCAGGTCGTGCCCGGCCCGAACAACCCCGAGCAGTTGGTGGCCTACCTGAAGCGGGAGAAGCCGTGA
- a CDS encoding NUDIX hydrolase produces MSSTTNGQWYPPEWPDRIRALANGGLTPAAPRRAATVLLLRDTGTGGPAVHMLRRRASMAFAGGAYAYPGGSVDPRDERPVEWAGPSRAEWAVRLGVEPATAQAIVCAAVRETFEEAGVLLAGDSATTVVADTTGEDWEADRAALVAHELSFAAFLRRRGLVLRSDLLAAWARWITPEFEPRRYDTFFFVAVLPEGQHTRDVSTEADRTVWIRPEEAAAGYDRGELLMMPPTISTLRALQPYAAAADALAAAAAQDLTPVLARARLVGDEIVLSWPGHDEFTKHIATTGDGPSATTGPSGGTPA; encoded by the coding sequence ATGTCGTCGACGACCAATGGCCAGTGGTATCCGCCGGAATGGCCGGACCGTATCCGGGCGCTCGCCAACGGTGGGCTGACGCCGGCCGCGCCCCGAAGGGCCGCCACGGTCCTGCTGCTGCGGGACACCGGTACCGGCGGCCCCGCCGTCCACATGCTGCGCAGACGCGCCTCCATGGCCTTCGCCGGAGGCGCGTACGCCTATCCGGGCGGCTCCGTCGACCCGCGGGACGAGCGCCCGGTGGAGTGGGCGGGGCCCTCGCGCGCCGAATGGGCGGTGCGGCTGGGCGTCGAGCCGGCCACCGCGCAGGCCATCGTCTGTGCCGCCGTGCGCGAGACCTTCGAGGAGGCGGGCGTGCTGCTCGCGGGGGACTCGGCCACCACGGTCGTCGCGGACACCACCGGCGAGGACTGGGAGGCGGACCGCGCGGCGCTGGTCGCCCACGAGCTGTCCTTCGCCGCGTTCCTGCGGCGCCGCGGGCTGGTGCTGCGGTCCGACCTGCTGGCCGCCTGGGCGCGCTGGATCACCCCGGAGTTCGAACCGCGCCGCTACGACACGTTCTTCTTCGTCGCGGTGCTCCCCGAGGGCCAGCACACCCGGGACGTCTCCACGGAGGCGGACCGCACGGTGTGGATCCGGCCCGAGGAGGCCGCCGCCGGCTACGACCGCGGCGAGCTGCTGATGATGCCGCCGACGATCTCCACGCTGCGGGCGCTCCAGCCGTACGCCGCCGCCGCGGACGCGCTGGCCGCGGCGGCGGCGCAGGACCTGACGCCGGTGCTGGCCAGGGCCCGCCTGGTGGGCGACGAGATCGTGCTGAGCTGGCCGGGCCACGACGAGTTCACCAAGCACATCGCGACGACCGGCGACGGGCCGTCGGCCACCACCGGCCCCTCGGGAGGAACCCCCGCATGA
- a CDS encoding RidA family protein, with translation MSGVEDKIASLGLKLPEVVPPLATYQPAVRSGAYVHTSGQLPMVAGSLPVTGKVGAEVSPEQGKELAAVCALNALAAVKSVIGDLDKIERVVKVVGFVASAPDFTGQPGIVNGASELLGEILGDKGVHARSAVGVAVLPLDAPVEVEILVEIAE, from the coding sequence GTGAGCGGCGTAGAGGACAAGATCGCGTCGCTGGGCCTGAAGCTGCCGGAGGTCGTGCCTCCGCTGGCCACGTACCAGCCCGCGGTGCGCTCCGGCGCGTACGTCCACACCTCCGGCCAGCTGCCCATGGTGGCCGGCTCGCTGCCCGTCACCGGCAAGGTCGGTGCCGAGGTCAGCCCCGAGCAGGGCAAGGAACTCGCCGCGGTCTGCGCGCTGAACGCGCTGGCCGCCGTCAAGTCCGTCATCGGCGACCTCGACAAGATCGAGCGGGTCGTGAAGGTCGTCGGGTTCGTGGCCTCCGCGCCGGACTTCACCGGGCAGCCGGGCATCGTCAACGGCGCCAGCGAGCTGCTCGGCGAGATCCTGGGCGACAAGGGCGTCCACGCCCGCTCCGCGGTCGGTGTGGCGGTGCTGCCGCTGGACGCGCCGGTCGAGGTGGAGATCCTGGTCGAGATCGCCGAATAG
- a CDS encoding MBL fold metallo-hydrolase encodes MTEAAALPGQPRGEVVSGRATPRAYCVLAPNPSAMTLDGTNTWIVAEPDSGLAVVIDPGPLDEGHLRAVVDTAERAGQRVALTLLTHGHPDHADGAARFAELTGTSVRALDPALRLGDEGLEAGDVVTTGGLELRVVPTPGHTADSLSFHLPADGAVLTGDTILGRGTTLVAHPDGRLGDYLDSLRRLRCLTVDDGVSTVLPGHGPVLNDAQGAVEFYLAHRAHRLAQVETAVEAGHRTPAEVVASVYADVDRSLWPAAELSVRAQLDYLDEHGLI; translated from the coding sequence ATGACCGAAGCAGCCGCCCTCCCGGGCCAGCCCCGCGGCGAAGTCGTCTCGGGCCGGGCCACCCCGCGCGCGTACTGCGTCCTGGCCCCGAACCCGTCGGCGATGACGCTGGACGGCACCAACACCTGGATCGTCGCCGAGCCGGACTCCGGCCTCGCCGTCGTCATCGACCCCGGGCCGCTCGACGAGGGCCACCTCCGTGCCGTCGTCGACACCGCCGAACGGGCCGGGCAGCGCGTCGCGCTGACCCTGCTCACCCACGGGCACCCCGATCACGCCGACGGGGCCGCGCGCTTCGCCGAGCTGACCGGCACCTCCGTACGGGCGCTGGACCCGGCGCTGCGTCTGGGGGACGAGGGGCTCGAAGCGGGCGATGTCGTCACCACCGGGGGCCTGGAGCTACGGGTGGTGCCCACCCCGGGGCACACCGCGGACTCGCTCTCCTTCCACCTGCCCGCCGACGGCGCGGTCCTGACGGGCGACACGATCCTGGGGCGGGGCACCACCCTGGTCGCCCACCCCGACGGCCGGCTGGGCGACTACCTGGACTCGCTGCGCCGGCTGCGCTGCCTCACCGTCGACGACGGCGTCTCCACGGTCCTGCCGGGTCACGGGCCGGTGCTGAACGACGCCCAGGGGGCGGTGGAGTTCTACCTGGCGCACCGGGCTCACCGGCTCGCCCAGGTGGAGACCGCGGTCGAGGCCGGCCACCGCACCCCCGCCGAGGTCGTGGCGAGCGTGTACGCGGACGTCGACCGCTCCCTGTGGCCGGCCGCCGAGCTGTCGGTGCGGGCCCAGCTGGACTACCTGGACGAGCACGGGCTGATCTAG